AGTCGTTGGTGTGCAGCGTGCTTAAGACCAGATGTCCGGTCTGGGCGGCCCGAATCGCCATCTCCGCGGTTTCATCATCCCGGATTTCGCCGATCATGATGATTTCCGGATCGTGGCGTAGAAAAACCCGAATATAGCTGGCAAAAGTCAAACCGATTTTTTCGTTGACTTCACATTGCATGAAGTTTTCATGAACATATTCGATCGGATCTTCAGCGGTCAGCACCTTCAGGCCGGGACGGTAGGCGGTCAATAAACCGGATTGCAGGGTGGTGCTTTTGCCGGAACCGGTCGGCCCGGTGACCAGGATGATGCCGGTGTTCTTGTTGAAAAGCCGGGTCAGTCTGCCGGTGAGTTCGCTGGAAAAGCCCATCTTTTCAATGGTGGAAGGGGCTTGCCTGGAGTCCAGGATGCGAATGACGACATTTTCTCCATAATATGAGGGGATGATTGAGACCCTGAAATCGATATTGACCTTTTTCCCGTCGCGCTCAGTCTTGGTGCGAAAACTGCCGTCCTGGGGCAGTCTCTTTTCGGCGATATCGAGTTTGGCCAGGATCTTGATGCGTGAGACAATTTCTCGCTGGAAGTGATCAATGTCATTTTGCAGGTTTTCCAGACCTAAATCCTGCAGAAGACCATCGATACGAAAGCGGACGATCATTTTTCGATCGAGATTCTCGAGGTGAATATCAGAGGCATGTTGCTTAATGGCCCAGCTGATGATGCGCTGGACCAGAAAATCCGCTCGTTTACTTTCCTGGGCCTCGATATATAATGATTTGCGAATAGTCCGATGGTCTTCCTCATCCAAACTGATTGAAAAGTCCACAAGTGTTTCCTTGTTGCCGGATTCGAGTCGGGCGCGTTGGGGGGTGCTTGCATACAGGGTATTGAAGGCTTCGTCGATGTTTCTGCGGGAAGAGGTGACGATGTTGATTTTCAGGCGGGTGAACATCTCGAGCTCGGCCACAACACTGGTATCCGTCGGATCGTCCATGGCCAGAGTGACGCTGCCGTTACTGAACGAAATGGGAATGATTTTATGGCGAAAAGC
This window of the Pseudomonadota bacterium genome carries:
- a CDS encoding type II/IV secretion system protein codes for the protein MIKAALKDHQTNTLDQGKQTRLGLILVEEGFITFNQLQEALRIQKEHPENATDYRHLGQILIDKKYIDADQLQYIIKKHDKKTRLGDILLRSRAISKEDLENALKEQKDSGMRLGDILRKKALITEETLRQAICTQLNIPYIDISRIVLDQNLAKIINRDYAFRHKIIPISFSNGSVTLAMDDPTDTSVVAELEMFTRLKINIVTSSRRNIDEAFNTLYASTPQRARLESGNKETLVDFSISLDEEDHRTIRKSLYIEAQESKRADFLVQRIISWAIKQHASDIHLENLDRKMIVRFRIDGLLQDLGLENLQNDIDHFQREIVSRIKILAKLDIAEKRLPQDGSFRTKTERDGKKVNIDFRVSIIPSYYGENVVIRILDSRQAPSTIEKMGFSSELTGRLTRLFNKNTGIILVTGPTGSGKSTTLQSGLLTAYRPGLKVLTAEDPIEYVHENFMQCEVNEKIGLTFASYIRVFLRHDPEIIMIGEIRDDETAEMAIRAAQTGHLVLSTLHTNDSVSAITRLTGLGIDPNMITSTLIGVISQRLARRICPHCKKPYTPSPEALGEFFVTVPDDINWVKGGGCKECNYTGFNGRLPVAELWEPSQHDILLINKKAPLNELRESAGKSTVPIINEAIIKLREGETTIEELIRILPYSFIEEYRQHSQEFPNRK